The following coding sequences lie in one Arabidopsis thaliana chromosome 3, partial sequence genomic window:
- the UPL7 gene encoding ubiquitin-protein ligase 7 (ubiquitin-protein ligase 7 (UPL7); CONTAINS InterPro DOMAIN/s: HECT (InterPro:IPR000569), IQ calmodulin-binding region (InterPro:IPR000048); BEST Arabidopsis thaliana protein match is: ubiquitin protein ligase 6 (TAIR:AT3G17205.3); Has 35333 Blast hits to 34131 proteins in 2444 species: Archae - 798; Bacteria - 22429; Metazoa - 974; Fungi - 991; Plants - 531; Viruses - 0; Other Eukaryotes - 9610 (source: NCBI BLink).), with product MDLNRKHKVSLRGASSGEISRDALLAKVSQERELRSYARRANAASLFIQRVWRSYIVRKKAAIEIQEEWENLLSCHSVTLTKSWVSSRVLRPFLFFVRSLSVQHQKIQAREIHCMQTCFKILLESINSNDQGYNFCSLAVGTSEDSKTWACQTRRMVSLCSFLLTECNYSQERIKDVIGVNALLLRILIVLTDPKSWKIITNENFEDAETAKKIIIQFIGSCKSGYYSAVRRYIKTLTKHTDERLVITTSAVTLALRPFHVKQPAFVDDNQPDTNLAVEEYVSLILTIPRLVCYLPSALIRALKHKSILMPSFHTILLLKDKILNIISEMENSEKQSCTMEIPSVGWVIGNIISLATVSETDFMDPQESNPEMFYVLYVHVIVTLAENLLSQVESVGIQDIHLDIEATSNETEKGNSVKISFVEMLRPVCQQWHLAKLLAASGKEIRVIADKDASTSSKKGSETLGLLDIARLYSCMLRIFCVMNPVLGPLPVLNMLSFCPGYIVSLWNSLESVLLPENGCTADDASHGSAKTSWNTRSPSEKKLKHLKNDSVNKWVNVLNKFSGKSPGPREHVECTSDQPGSGQVNESTNDVWDVETLRGGPVGISKEVSCLLHLFCATYAHLLVVLDDIQFYEKQVPFMLEKQQRIASMLNTLVYYGLLRGTGPESRQLMDSAIRCLHLLYERDCRHPFCASALWLSPGRTSRPPIAFAARTHEVLPTSDVLTTPSMGSVITITPHVFPFEERVHVFREFISKDKASRKMAGEVDAPGARSIEIVVRRGHVVEDGFQQLNSIGSRLKSSIHVSFVNESGLPEAGLDYGGLSKEFLTDITKAAFATEYGLFSQTPTSDRLLVPSPSARHLENGIQMIEFLGRIVGKALYEGILLDYSFSHVFIQKLLGRYSFIDELSGLDPELYRNLMYVKHYDGDLKELCLDFTVTEEFCGKMSIIELKPGGKDTSVTNENKMQYIHAMADYKLNRQIVPFSNAFYRGLTDLISPAWLKLFNAHEFNQLLSGGNHDIDVDDLRRNTKYTGGYSDSSRTIKIFWEVMKGFEPSERCLLLKFVTSCSRAPLLGFKYLQPTFIIHKVSCDTSLWAAIGGQDVERLPSASTCYNTLKLPTYKRASTMREKLLYAITSNAGFELS from the exons ATGGACCTGAATCGCAAACACAAG GTGTCTCTTAGAGGTGCCAGCAGTGGGGAGATTTCAAGGGATGCTTTGCTTGCTAAAGTGTCTCAAGAAAGGGAGCTACGCAGTTATGCAAGACGCGCTAATGCTGCATCACTTTTTATTCAA AGAGTTTGGAGGTCTTACATTGTGAGAAAGAAGGCAGCTATAGAGATCCAAGAGGAGTGGGAGAATTTACTGAGTTGCCATTCTGTTACACTGACCAAAAGTTGGGTATCAAGCAGAGTATTGAGAccgtttctcttctttgtcagATCTTTGTCTGTCCAACATCAAAAGATACAGGCAAGAGAAATACACTGCATGCAAACTTGCTTTAAGATTCTATTGGAAAGCATCAACTCTAATG ATCAGGGGTACAATTTTTGTTCACTAGCAGTTGGTACATCTGAAGATAGTAAAACATGGGCCTGTCAAACACGAAGGATGGTTTCTCTCTGCTCTTTCCTTCTCACGGAGTGTAATTATTCGCAGGAAAGGATAAAAGATGTTATTGGTGTCAATGCCCTTCTATTACGTATTCTTATTGTTTTAACTGATCCCAAAAGCTGGAAGATTATTACAAATGAAAACTTTGAAGATGCAGAAACAGctaaaaagataattattcAGTTTATAGGGAGCTGTAAAAGTGGATATTACTCAGCAGTTCGGAGATATATCAAGACATTAACCAAACATACAGACGAGAGACTAGTGATTACTACAAGTGCAGTAACTTTGGCTCTACGACCATTCCACGTGAAACAGCCTGCTTTTGTTGATGACAACCAACCGGACACGAATTTGGCTGTTGAAGAATATGTTTCTCTAATACTGACGATTCCTCGGCTTGTTTGCTACCTGCCAAGCGCTCTCATACGTGCACTGAAGCACAAGAGCATACTAATGCCAAGCTTTCACACCATATTG CTTTTGAAGGACAAAATCTTGAACATAATATCGGAAATGGAGAATTCAGAGAAGCAAAGTTGTACCATGGAGATACCTTCTGTTGGATGGGTTATCGGGAACATCATATCCCTCGCAACAGTTAGTGAAACCGATTTTATGGATCCACAAGAATCAAATCCAGAGATGTTTTATGTCTTGTATGTTCATGTTATTGTGACTCTCGCCGAGAATCTATTGTCTCAGGTTGAAAGTGTTGGAATTCAGGATATTCATCTTGATATTGAGGCCACATCGAATGAGACAGAGAAAGGAAATTCAGTTAAGATTTCTTTTGTGGAAATGCTTCGACCAGTATGTCAACAGTGGCATCTCGCAAAACTGTTGGCAGCTTCTGGGAAAGAAATTCGTGTTATAGCAGATAAAGATGCATCAACGAGTAGTAAGAAAGGATCAGAAACACTAGGACTGCTTGATATAGCACGATTATATTCATGCATGTTGAGAATCTTCTGCGTGATGAATCCTGTTCTAGGACCTTTGCCTGTCCTTAACATGTTATCCTTCTGTCCTGGATACATTGTCTCTTTGTGGAATTCTCTAGAGAGTGTCCTACTCCCTGAAAATGGTTGCACTGCTGACGATGCATCTCATGGATCTGCTAAAACTTCATGGAATACAAGAAGTCCTTCtgagaagaaattgaaacatCTCAAGAATGACAGTGTCAACAAGTGGGTGAATGTGCTAAACAAGTTTTCTGGTAAATCACCGGGACCACGTGAACATGTGGAGTGTACTAGTGATCAACCAGGATCAGGCCAGGTTAATGAGTCAACTAATGATGTATGGGATGTGGAAACTCTGAGGGGTGGTCCTGTAGGTATCTCCAAAGAAGTGTCATGCCTGCTTCATCTATTTTGTGCAACCTATGCACATTTACTCGTTGTTCTTGATGACATACAGTTTTATGAAAAGCAG GTCCCCTTTATGCTAGAGAAGCAACAGAGAATTGCATCAATGCTTAATACACTCGTGTACTATGGATTGTTGCGAGGCACAGGTCCTGAGAGTAGACAACTGATGGATTCTGCTATCAGATGTTTGCATTTATTGTATGAAAGAGATTGCAGGCACCCTTTTTGTGCTTCTGCCCTGTGGCTCTCACCTGGTAGAACTAGTAGACCTCCAATTGCATTTGCTGCCAGGACTCATGAGGTTTTACCAACCAGTGATGTTCTTACAACTCCAAGCATGGGTTCTGTTATAACAATTACTCCGCATGTCTTTCCATTTGAGGAGAG GGTCCATGTGTTTAGAGAGTTTATAAGCAAGGATAAAGCTTCAAGGAAAATGGCTGGTGAAGTGGATGCACCTGGTGCGAGGTCAATAGAGATAGTTGTTCGTCGAGGTCATGTGGTTGAAGATGGATTTCAACAACTGAATTCAATTGGTAGCAGGCTAAAATCATCCATCCATGTCTCGTTTGTGAATGAATCTGGCCTTCCTGAGGCTGGCCTAGACTATGGTGGGCtttcaaaagagtttttgaCTGACATAACAAAAGCAGCTTTTGCTACTGA gTATGGGTTATTCTCGCAAACCCCTACTTCAGATAGGTTGCTTGTTCCTAGCCCATCTGCACGGCACCTTGAGAATGGGATTCAGATGATTGAGTTTCTTGGAAGAATTGTTGGAAAAGCTCTATATGAGGGAATACTGCTGGATTACTCTTTTTCACACGTTTTCATCCAGAAGCTTTTGGGGCGTTATAGCTTTATTGATGAACTATCAGGGCTTGATCCAGAGCTCTACAGGAACCTCATGTATGTCAAG CATTATGATGGTGATTTGAAGGAACTCTGTCTGGATTTCACAGTCACTGAAGAGTTTTGTGGAAAAATGAGCATAATTGAACTCAAACCCGGTGGGAAGGATACTTCAGTCACGAATGAGAACAAAATGCAATATATTCATGCAATGGCTGACTATAAACTTAACCGGCAG ATTGTGCCCTTTTCAAATGCATTTTACAGAGGATTGACTGACCTTATATCTCCTGCTTGGTTGAAACTATTTAATGCCCATGAATTTAATCAG TTACTCTCAGGAGGAAACCATGATATTGATGTTGATGACTTAAGGAGGAATACAAAATACACTGGTGGTTACAGTGATAGCAGTCGAACAATCAAAATCTTCTGGGAG GTCATGAAAGGCTTTGAACCGAGTGAACGTTGCTTGCTCCTCAAATTTGTGACTAGTTGTTCTCGGGCACCACTCCTTGGTTTCAAATACTTGCAGCCAACCTTCATCATCcataaa GTCTCTTGTGATACCTCTCTTTGGGCTGCTATTGGAGGACAAGATGTAGAAAGACTTCCATCTGCTTCTACGTGCTACAATACTCTTAAG CTTCCAACGTATAAACGAGCAAGCACTATGAGGGAAAAACTATTGTATGCGATTACTTCAAATGCAGGATTTGAACTCTCGTAG
- the LOS4 gene encoding P-loop containing nucleoside triphosphate hydrolases superfamily protein (LOW EXPRESSION OF OSMOTICALLY RESPONSIVE GENES 4 (LOS4); FUNCTIONS IN: RNA helicase activity, RNA-dependent ATPase activity, ATP-dependent helicase activity; INVOLVED IN: poly(A)+ mRNA export from nucleus, response to cold, response to heat, response to abscisic acid stimulus; LOCATED IN: nuclear envelope, plasma membrane, cytoplasm; EXPRESSED IN: 23 plant structures; EXPRESSED DURING: 13 growth stages; CONTAINS InterPro DOMAIN/s: RNA helicase, DEAD-box type, Q motif (InterPro:IPR014014), DNA/RNA helicase, DEAD/DEAH box type, N-terminal (InterPro:IPR011545), DEAD-like helicase, N-terminal (InterPro:IPR014001), DNA/RNA helicase, C-terminal (InterPro:IPR001650), Helicase, superfamily 1/2, ATP-binding domain (InterPro:IPR014021); BEST Arabidopsis thaliana protein match is: eukaryotic initiation factor 4A-III (TAIR:AT3G19760.1); Has 40925 Blast hits to 40635 proteins in 3033 species: Archae - 702; Bacteria - 21081; Metazoa - 5720; Fungi - 4311; Plants - 2419; Viruses - 28; Other Eukaryotes - 6664 (source: NCBI BLink).) codes for MADTVEKVPTVVESSSSSTVEASNSAEKTEPTTEKKKWGDVEDDDDEEEAVSELNSLSIKEEEKPDSILEEPEDSNIKAVTSGDTPYTSASRFEDLNLSPELMKGLYVEMKFEKPSKIQAISLPMIMTPPHKHLIAQAHNGSGKTTCFVLGMLSRVDPTLREPQALCICPTRELANQNMEVLQKMGKFTGITAELAVPDSTRGAPAATRGAPVSAHVVIGTPGTLKKWMAFKRLGLNHLKILVFDEADHMLATDGFRDDSLKIMKDIGRVNPNFQVLLFSATFNETVKDFVARTVKDPNQLFVKREDLALDSVKQYKVVCPKEQNKIEVIKDQIMELGDIGQTIIFVKTKASAQKVHKALAEMGYDVTSVHGNLTESDRDKIVKEFKECLTQVLIATDVIARGFDQQRVNLVVNYNLPTKYETGEPDYEVYLHRVGRAGRFGRKGAVFNLLLDDGWDKEVMEKIEKYFEANVKEIKSWNSEEEYKSALKEAGLLDE; via the exons ATGGCGGATACGGTAGAGAAAGTTCCCACCGTTGTTgagtcatcttcatcatccacCGTTGAAGCATCTAATAGCGCCGAGAAGACTGAGCCCACGACGGAGAAGAAAAAGTGGGGcgatgttgaagatgatgatgatgaagaagaagctgtaTCGGAGCTTAATTCATTGAGCattaaggaagaagagaaacctGATTCTATTCTTGAGGAACCTGAAGATTCTAACATCAAAGCT GTTACTTCTGGTGACACACCATATACATCAGCAAGTAGATTTGAAGACTTGAACTTGTCACCTGAATTGATGAAAGGCTTGTACGTTGAGATGAAATTCGAAAAGCCTAGCAAGATCCAAGCTATTAGTTTGCCTATGATAATGACGCCGCCACACAAGCATCTGATTGCCCAGGCTCATAACGGATCTGGAAAGACGACTTGTTTCGTTCTTGGAATGTTGAGTCGTGTTGATCCCACATTGAGAGAGCCTCAAGCTCTCTGTATTTGTCCCACTAGAGAATTAGCTAATCAG AATATGGAAGTTCTTCAGAAGATGGGGAAGTTTACTGGGATCACTGCTGAGTTGGCTGTGCCTGACTCAACGAGAGGTGCACCGGCGGCAACAAGAGGAGCTCCTGTTTCTGCTCATGTTGTGATTGGCACCCCTGGAACGCTTAAGAAATGGATGGCATTTAAGAGACTAGGTCTAAATCATTTGAAGATTCTGGTTTTTGATGAGGCTGACCATATGCTTGCTACG GATGGGTTTAGGGATGATTCCTTGAAGATAATGAAAGACATTGGGAGAGTTAATCCCAATTTCCAG GTTCTTCTTTTCTCGGCAACTTTTAACGAAACTGTCAAAGATTTTGTTGCGCGGACAGTCAAAGATCCCAACCAATTGTTTGTCAAAAGAGAGGATCTGGCTTTGGACTCGGTGAAGCAGTATAAAGTTGTTTGCCCGAAGGAGCAAAACAAGATCGAAGTCATCAAGGATCAGATTATGGAGCTTGGGGATATTGGGCAAACCATTATCtttgtgaaaacaaaagcGTCTGCTCAAAAGGTGCACAAAGCCCTTGCGGAAATGGGATATGACGTTACCAGTGTCCATGGTAATCTGACTGAATCGGACAGGGATAAGATAGTTAAAGAGTTTAAAGAATGCCTTACTCAAGTGCTCATTGCTACCGATGTCATTGCAAGAGGTTTTGACCAACAGCGG GTGAATTTGGTTGTCAATTATAATCTTCCCACTAAATATGAAACTGGAGAGCCAGATTATGAGGTGTACCTTCACAGGGTTGGGAGAGCTGGCCGGTTTGGTCGCAAAG GAGCGGTTTTCAACTTGCTGCTTGATGATGGCTGGGATAAAGAGGTGATGGAGAAGATCGAGAAGTATTTTGAAGCAAATGTTAAGGAG ATCAAGTCGTGGAACTCAGAGGAAGAGTATAAGAGTGCATTAAAGGAAGCTGGCCTGCTGGACGAGTGA
- the VPS37-1 gene encoding Modifier of rudimentary (Mod(r)) protein (VPS37-1; CONTAINS InterPro DOMAIN/s: Modifier of rudimentary, Modr (InterPro:IPR009851); BEST Arabidopsis thaliana protein match is: Modifier of rudimentary (Mod(r)) protein (TAIR:AT2G36680.1); Has 448 Blast hits to 448 proteins in 101 species: Archae - 0; Bacteria - 6; Metazoa - 285; Fungi - 19; Plants - 79; Viruses - 0; Other Eukaryotes - 59 (source: NCBI BLink).), which produces MFNFWGSKDQQQGQSRPQEASSQSPWYSPSLVSSPSSSRPQSSGQISAQVSPGEAAGIIVFLKDKSVDELRKLLSDKDAYQQFLLSLDQVKVQNNIKDELRRETLQLARDNLEKEPQIMELRNQCRIIRTTELATAQEKLNELERQKEEILKFYSPGSLLHKLQEAMNQVDEESEALQEKFLEKEIDTAAFVQKYKKLRTTYHRRALIHLAAKTSNI; this is translated from the exons GGGATCAAAAGACCAACAACAAGGGCAATCTCGTCCTCAGGAAGCTTCTTCACAGTCGCCATGGTACTCGCCTTCTTTAGTTAGCTCGCCAAGCTCATCCCGGCCTCAAAGTTCAGGTCAGATTTCAGCACAAGTATCACCGGGTGAAGCAGCTGGCATTATCGTCTTCTTGAAAGACAAAAG CGTGGATGAACTCAGGAAGCTTCTCTCTGACAAAGATGCGTATCAGCAATTTCTGCTCTCTCTTGACCAGGTCAAAGTCCAGAATAAT ATCAAAGATGAGCTCCGTAGAGAAACATTGCAGCTAGCTA GAGACAACTTGGAGAAGGAGCCACAGATAATGGAGCTCAGAAACCAA TGCAGAATTATCCGTACAACTGAGCTCGCAACTGCGCAAGAAAAGCTTAATGAGCTTGAGAGGCAAAAAGAAGAGATCCTCAAATTCTACTCCCCTGGTTCTCTTCTTCATAAACTTCAAG AGGCTATGAATCAGGTGGATGAAGAATCCGAAGCCCTGCAAGAAAAGTTCCTAGAGAAGGAGATTGATACAGCAGCATTTGTGCAGAAATACAAGAAGCTTCGTACTACCTATCATCGACGAGCATTGATCCATCTTGCCGCTAAAACGTCAAACATTTGA
- a CDS encoding GDSL-like Lipase/Acylhydrolase superfamily protein (GDSL-like Lipase/Acylhydrolase superfamily protein; FUNCTIONS IN: hydrolase activity, acting on ester bonds, carboxylesterase activity; INVOLVED IN: lipid metabolic process; LOCATED IN: endomembrane system; EXPRESSED IN: 21 plant structures; EXPRESSED DURING: 13 growth stages; CONTAINS InterPro DOMAIN/s: Lipase, GDSL (InterPro:IPR001087); BEST Arabidopsis thaliana protein match is: GDSL-like Lipase/Acylhydrolase family protein (TAIR:AT5G03810.1); Has 3459 Blast hits to 3423 proteins in 237 species: Archae - 0; Bacteria - 370; Metazoa - 0; Fungi - 18; Plants - 3053; Viruses - 0; Other Eukaryotes - 18 (source: NCBI BLink).), with amino-acid sequence MQKMRVSGFRVLLLVSCFFCKSKGAVVPALIMFGDSIVDVGNNNNLLSIVKSNFLPYGRDFIDQRPTGRFCNGKLAVDFSAEYLGFSSYPPAFLSREASNENILIGANFASASSGYYDATSVPFGSISLTRQLSYYRAYQNRVTRMIGRGNARILFSRGIHILSAGSSDFLQNYYINPLLNILNTPDQFADILLRSFSEFIQNLYELGARRIGVISLPPMGCLPAAITLFGAGNKSCVERLNNDAIMFNTKLENTTRLLMNRHSGLRLVAFNVYQPFLDIITNPTDNGFFETKRACCGTGTIETSFLCNSLSFGTCVNATGYVFWDGFHPTEAVNELLAGQLLGQGISLIN; translated from the exons ATGCAAAAGATGAGAGTTTCGGGGTTTAGAGTTCTTCtcttggtttcttgtttcttctgcaaatcCAAAGGAGCTGTTGTTCCTGCACTCATCATGTTTGGCGACTCCATTGTTGACGTTGGCAACAACAATAACTTACTCAGCATTGTCAAATCCAACTTTCTTCCTTACGGTAGAGACTTCATCGACCAAAGACCCACCGGAAGATTCTGCAACGGAAAACTCGCTGTAGATTTCTCAG CCGAGTACCTTGGTTTCTCTTCATACCCACCTGCATTCCTAAGCCGGGAAGCAAGCAACGAGAATATCCTGATCGGTGCCAACTTTGCATCAGCTTCTTCAGGATACTATGATGCCACATCTGTTCCATTT GGCTCGATCTCCTTAACACGACAGCTGAGCTATTACAGGGCGTATCAAAATAGAGTAACGAGAATGATCGGGAGGGGGAACGCGCGCATACTGTTCTCTAGAGGTATCCACATTTTGAGTGCGGGATCTAGCGACTTTCTTCAGAATTATTACATCAATCCTCTACTCAACATCCTAAATACACCTGATCAGTTCGCTGACATTCTCCTGAGATCCTTCTCAGAATTCATCCAG AATCTGTATGAACTAGGAGCAAGGAGAATCGGAGTGATATCGCTACCGCCGATGGGTTGCCTGCCTGCAGCTATCACTCTTTTCGGTGCAGGAAACAAAAGTTGTGTTGAGAGACTGAACAATGATGCTATCATGTTCAATACTAAACTTGAGAACACAACCCGGTTACTGATGAATAGACACTCAGGCCTCAGACTCGTCGCCTTTAATGTCTACCAACCTTTCCTGGACATCATCACCAACCCAACTGACAATG GATTCTTTGAAACAAAAAGGGCATGCTGCGGAACAGGGACAATAGAAACATCGTTCCTTTGCAATTCTCTATCCTTCGGAACGTGTGTAAATGCCACAGGATATGTGTTTTGGGATGGATTTCATCCCACAGAGGCTGTAAACGAGCTGTTGGCTGGTCAACTACTGGGTCAAGGGATTTCTCTAATCAATTGA